The Micromonospora sp. WMMD961 genome has a segment encoding these proteins:
- a CDS encoding MerR family transcriptional regulator: MTGPGLRSGQPADAAGVNQQTLRYYERRGLLDPPQRSPGGHRLYPTETVTLLRVIKTAQRLGFTLNEVADLVDAFRHRRSGTGLQARASDKLIEVEQKLADLKVVRDTLRAAISAGCDDLIACAGTSCCPLPFAD; encoded by the coding sequence GTGACCGGACCGGGACTACGCAGCGGGCAACCGGCCGACGCGGCCGGAGTCAACCAGCAGACGCTGCGCTACTACGAGCGTCGGGGTCTGCTCGACCCGCCGCAGCGCTCACCGGGCGGGCACCGGCTCTACCCGACCGAGACGGTCACCCTGCTGCGAGTCATCAAGACCGCGCAACGTCTGGGCTTCACCCTCAACGAGGTTGCCGACTTGGTCGACGCCTTCCGGCATCGGCGGTCCGGCACTGGCTTACAGGCACGCGCCAGCGACAAACTGATAGAGGTCGAGCAGAAGTTGGCGGACCTGAAAGTCGTCCGCGACACCCTGCGGGCCGCCATCTCGGCTGGCTGCGACGACCTGATCGCCTGCGCTGGGACCTCCTGCTGCCCGCTGCCCTTCGCCGACTGA